The Tenebrio molitor chromosome 5, icTenMoli1.1, whole genome shotgun sequence genome segment ACGTTCTTTGTCGTTCTCtatttgctgctgtttgttGCTCAAGTTTGTCTAAATTATATATTGTAATATGtttcttataaaattaatgacaggttttacTGTATTAAATGTGTCCCGTAGACAGGTTTTACTGTTAAAAGGGACGTGTCATAGCAACACTCTCTCGTGCGTATCGCCATATTGTGACACGAAACCGTTGAGGTATTGAAAATgaaacccacaatacattttcgaaaaagctggttattttaatttcaattgccagcttttttagaaatgtagtgtgggttgcattttcaatttcgtcgGACTCATTATcgctcgtgaaataccctgtattataacataataatttatgttaaTAAGGCCGTTTGCATTTGTGTAGATATGTTTTTTCATCATGAAAGAATTCTTTTTTCGAAATCAATGTATAGCGATAATTTTTTGGCGCAGTGTATTATGCAACCAGAAATATACATCGCAGTTGAAAAAGTCTAAccttttaaattgaaaatcaattccgcaatgttgaattttgaattgttttgtCAAAGTTGAATAGAAACTCAAGGAGAATTCAATAATAAGTTCAGTTATTTCATATGTTTTTTGTTAAAGtgtagatttttatttctatgccattttgcaatttatcaaCAATAAATACTATAGCAGTAAATTGAGACGGCAACTGCGTCTTGCCATAAGTCTATCTCCTTTCTAGTAAGTCATTAATGGCTTGTCTCAGGTCAGCAATTTCTAATTTGAGACCATCTATGTCACTTTCAGCGCTAGCAGCAGAGTCCTTGTCTCTAAAATATCTTTGGACCAGTTGCGACATGAGAGCAGGATAATCATTTTTCCTTTCTTcttctaaattaaaatgacttagatttgattattttattggaaaaaaCAAACCTCTCGGGTCAACTTTAGGAGACTGAAACCACTCCATAAAAGACGAGACCCCGCTCGGGGTGGGTATTAAATTTAACGGGGGAGGCAGCGTCGGTTGTAACATGTATTCCAAATAAAAAtcagtttttccaaaaatccaTTCGATGTCAATGTTGTCGAGGACTCTTTGAAAAGTCGACGACATTGTTGCGATCAACATGTTCAAGATCATCACAACGGTCAACACTTCGAAGAGTGCAAATGCGATGTATCCCACAGCTTCAGTAAAGAGGTGTTTGTTGATGATGGTGGTATTTTCGGTTTCTCCAGGCAAATTCTCGATTATAACGTCACCGGATTCCAAGGGTGCCATGCAGAACACCGCCCAAAAGAACGTTTTAAGTGTGGTGGTGACATCGATGAATGAAGACACTTGAGCGGTTTTGATTCCGTTAGAGTCGACTTGCACCATGCTGTCGTAATACTGATAAAACCTACACAGACCAGCGGTAAAAGAAATTATGATTATAATGAAAATCGTGATGTATTTTGCCATATCTGAACACATTTTTCCTAACGAAATTTGCAACGGCCccaaataataattcaatcGACAGAAAAACATCAGCTTAAAAAACGTCATTATGGTGGCGACCGCAAATGTACCTTCCGCAATTAAAATGGGATCGAGATGGTGCCAGTACTTCCGCTCCAGATCTACTTGGTCGTTGTTCAAAGCGTCCAAATAGGAAGCTAGCCAGAAGACGAAAGTGAGGATGAAGAACGTGTTGGAAACGACAGCGTGCCAGTTCCAGAGATACCTAAAGTAGCGTTTAGGTCCTTGGATGAGACACATTCGTATCAGACCCCAACAGTTTCCAACAACGAACACCATGATCACAGGTTCTAGACCTGAACTGGGTGGCATGCGCTTCTGGCCAGTTTTGACCATGTTAGACTCGAGAAAAATTAACACGAGGAAAACCAGGAAAGCTGCGGCGTGATTTATCATACGGTTCAAGGGAATATTCCAGTGGGCCACCATCTGGTGCTTGGGCAACACAATGCACATCACAGTTATAATTGGAAGCATTAGGATGCGAAACActggataaaatattttcgcaGGGATAGGTTTTAAATTGTAGTCGTACCAATTTCCGCGCCAGATCGATTCTACTATGTGTTGGA includes the following:
- the LOC138132192 gene encoding short transient receptor potential channel 4-like; this translates as MSRDPERGDPNIPPPPPPPPPPMPNLFARAQARMGYRRLEEDDELLMPRPSILLPHLQESEKRFFELVHSGDVAAVSDFLTENPDFNINCVNFQGVSALLIAVQSRSEAMVEFLLSQPNIDIGDCVLHAIRDNQPKILELLLEKQRLAAPSLEYVGVTHSSDFPDYITPLILAAQCGHYEIIEMLIDRGHTISKPHSPTCRCMDCKAQLERDDLLHAEHLRLSLYKSVCNPAYICHSSRDPILTSFQLSTELRQCSFLVPEFRNNYLELAHEVSNFAVELVAGCRNSGEVEIVLRQKAGITNSNIFMYPRLVLAMDYKQKDFVAHAHIQHIVESIWRGNWYDYNLKPIPAKIFYPVFRILMLPIITVMCIVLPKHQMVAHWNIPLNRMINHAAAFLVFLVLIFLESNMVKTGQKRMPPSSGLEPVIMVFVVGNCWGLIRMCLIQGPKRYFRYLWNWHAVVSNTFFILTFVFWLASYLDALNNDQVDLERKYWHHLDPILIAEGTFAVATIMTFFKLMFFCRLNYYLGPLQISLGKMCSDMAKYITIFIIIIISFTAGLCRFYQYYDSMVQVDSNGIKTAQVSSFIDVTTTLKTFFWAVFCMAPLESGDVIIENLPGETENTTIINKHLFTEAVGYIAFALFEVLTVVMILNMLIATMSSTFQRVLDNIDIEWIFGKTDFYLEYMLQPTLPPPLNLIPTPSGVSSFMEWFQSPKVDPREEERKNDYPALMSQLVQRYFRDKDSAASAESDIDGLKLEIADLRQAINDLLERR